One stretch of Caloenas nicobarica isolate bCalNic1 chromosome 4, bCalNic1.hap1, whole genome shotgun sequence DNA includes these proteins:
- the SCRG1 gene encoding scrapie-responsive protein 1 isoform X1: MARKARKHTWTFCPGLVAIDTFTYTTERTLPAQSNFLKVRGQKMKMVLVLLLLSTLLGAPAVPSRRPSCYKRTLKGHNCHNIPKGTENLRQIDEGLQDHFWEGKGCEVICYCSWNELLCCPKDIFFGPKISFVISCNSQ, from the exons ATGGCCAGGAAGGCAAGGAAACACACCTGGACATTTTGCCCTGGTTTGGTAGCAATCGATACATTCACTTACACCACGGAGAGAACACTGCCAGCTCAAAGCAATTTTCTCAAGGTGAGAGgcca AAAAATGAAGATGGTGttggtgctgcttctgctgagcaCCCTCCTGGGTGCCCCCGCGGTGCCTTCCCGGCGTCCTTCATGTTACAAGAGGACCCTCAAAGGCCACAACTGTCACAACATCCCCAAAGGCACAGAGAATCTTCGACAAATCGATGAAGGTTTGCAAGACCActtttgggaagggaaaggctgCGAGGTGATCTGTTACTGCAGCTGGAATGAATTGCTCTGCTGCCCCAA GGATATTTTCTTTGGACCAAAGATATCTTTTGTGATCTCCTGCAACAGTCAGTGA
- the SCRG1 gene encoding scrapie-responsive protein 1 isoform X2, with protein sequence MKMVLVLLLLSTLLGAPAVPSRRPSCYKRTLKGHNCHNIPKGTENLRQIDEGLQDHFWEGKGCEVICYCSWNELLCCPKDIFFGPKISFVISCNSQ encoded by the exons ATGAAGATGGTGttggtgctgcttctgctgagcaCCCTCCTGGGTGCCCCCGCGGTGCCTTCCCGGCGTCCTTCATGTTACAAGAGGACCCTCAAAGGCCACAACTGTCACAACATCCCCAAAGGCACAGAGAATCTTCGACAAATCGATGAAGGTTTGCAAGACCActtttgggaagggaaaggctgCGAGGTGATCTGTTACTGCAGCTGGAATGAATTGCTCTGCTGCCCCAA GGATATTTTCTTTGGACCAAAGATATCTTTTGTGATCTCCTGCAACAGTCAGTGA